A window from Leifsonia shinshuensis encodes these proteins:
- a CDS encoding FGGY family carbohydrate kinase, with protein sequence MTPAPLAALGVDVGTTNTKVALAVLGDGVTEERTLSVPTPRTGDALQAVVLGALREVAIDSPHPIAAIGVASMGETGSLTGPGGIPRGDLLRWADGDTATADRLVAAVGAQTLYDATGVPAPHKSPLTHWLRLAAEGDARLGDAHWLGADGLVVSALTGEAVTDHTLAARTMAYRLPESGAPLAETFDHDLLGLAGLTPDRFPRVVLAGETAGSLTASAASALGLGDGIPVVVAGHDHAVGAWAAGAREPGNAADSVGTAEALLRIAQGVSREEALREGMSLARCVDGRFETLLAGNPTAGALVEWAFSELIPGADRHDVLQQARLLADGPLDAFVLPYLRGRQSPAPDATATVRLVRAARSGTDAGAEPVASADPAAALTAVLTGLALQLAWMDAAQSRLAGPRRDELAVLGGPGAGNGAWWRLKQRLVPGVLRRADVAEPVATGAAMLAVHRVAGLTTSLPLSSADTVASVGDPALLDAFVQAAAPEQKETA encoded by the coding sequence GTGACCCCCGCTCCGCTCGCCGCCCTCGGCGTCGACGTGGGCACCACCAACACGAAGGTGGCGCTCGCCGTGCTCGGCGACGGCGTGACCGAGGAGCGCACGCTGAGCGTGCCGACGCCGCGGACCGGGGATGCGTTGCAGGCCGTGGTGCTCGGCGCTCTGCGCGAGGTCGCGATCGACAGCCCGCACCCGATCGCGGCGATCGGCGTCGCGTCCATGGGCGAGACCGGTTCGCTGACCGGTCCCGGCGGCATCCCGCGCGGCGACCTGCTCCGCTGGGCGGACGGCGACACCGCGACCGCCGACCGGCTCGTCGCGGCCGTCGGCGCACAGACCCTGTACGACGCGACCGGTGTGCCCGCCCCGCACAAGTCGCCGCTGACGCACTGGCTCCGGCTGGCAGCCGAGGGTGACGCCCGGCTCGGCGACGCCCACTGGCTCGGCGCCGACGGGCTCGTGGTGTCGGCGCTGACCGGCGAGGCGGTCACCGACCACACCCTCGCCGCCCGCACGATGGCGTACCGCCTGCCTGAATCCGGCGCGCCGCTCGCGGAGACCTTCGATCACGACCTCCTCGGACTCGCCGGCCTGACGCCCGATCGCTTCCCTCGAGTGGTCCTTGCGGGCGAGACGGCGGGCAGCCTCACCGCGAGCGCGGCATCCGCTCTCGGGCTGGGCGACGGCATCCCCGTCGTCGTCGCCGGGCACGACCACGCGGTCGGCGCCTGGGCGGCCGGCGCTCGGGAGCCCGGGAACGCGGCCGACTCGGTCGGGACCGCCGAGGCGCTGCTCCGGATCGCCCAGGGTGTCTCCCGGGAGGAGGCCCTTCGCGAGGGGATGTCCCTCGCGCGCTGCGTCGACGGCCGCTTCGAGACCCTCCTGGCCGGCAACCCGACGGCCGGGGCGCTGGTGGAGTGGGCGTTCTCGGAGCTGATCCCGGGCGCCGACCGGCACGACGTGCTGCAGCAGGCCCGGCTGCTCGCCGACGGTCCCCTCGATGCCTTCGTGCTGCCCTACCTGCGGGGACGCCAGTCGCCCGCGCCCGATGCGACCGCGACCGTGCGGCTCGTGCGCGCCGCGCGCTCCGGCACCGACGCCGGAGCCGAGCCCGTCGCCTCCGCCGACCCGGCCGCCGCCCTGACCGCCGTGCTCACCGGTCTCGCCCTCCAGCTCGCCTGGATGGATGCCGCTCAGAGCCGCCTCGCCGGCCCACGACGCGACGAGCTCGCCGTCCTCGGCGGTCCCGGAGCGGGCAATGGCGCCTGGTGGCGGCTCAAGCAACGCCTCGTGCCCGGCGTCCTCCGCCGCGCCGACGTCGCCGAGCCGGTCGCCACCGGCGCCGCCATGCTCGCCGTGCACCGTGTCGCCGGCCTCACCACCTCGCTGCCGCTGAGCAGCGCCGACACCGTCGCCTCCGTGGGCGATCCGGCCCTGCTGGACGCCTTCGTGCAGGCGGCGGCACCCGAACAGAAGGAAACCGCATGA
- a CDS encoding DeoR/GlpR family DNA-binding transcription regulator has translation MRYTDAPARRDELLRRLSAEGYVSSSRVADELGVSEMTIRRDLRQLEAEGLARRVVGGASLPNLGHGRPFDERAVTGSGEKHTIAEACLQLLDGAVTVALDAGTTVAPLAGMLPAGSTIISHSVPVIQAAIARDDVELVAVGGVYQNETRSFAGSAARRTIADYSVDVAVLSATAVDRSGILCANALDAELKQELARAARTTVLLVDHSKLGARAPIRVGGLDLVDIIVTDAGADPDDLRVLREIGATVVVAGETVDALSTAGDAGVDVS, from the coding sequence GTGCGCTACACCGACGCCCCCGCCCGCCGCGACGAGCTCCTCCGCCGGCTCTCGGCCGAAGGCTACGTCTCGTCGTCGCGCGTCGCGGACGAGCTGGGCGTCTCCGAGATGACCATCCGGCGCGACCTGCGCCAGCTCGAGGCGGAGGGGCTGGCCCGTCGCGTCGTCGGAGGCGCGAGCCTCCCGAACCTCGGCCACGGCCGTCCCTTCGACGAGCGCGCGGTCACCGGCAGCGGCGAGAAGCACACCATCGCCGAGGCGTGCCTGCAGCTGCTCGACGGCGCCGTGACGGTCGCCCTCGACGCGGGCACGACGGTCGCACCGCTCGCCGGGATGCTGCCCGCCGGCTCCACGATCATCAGCCACTCCGTCCCCGTCATCCAGGCGGCGATCGCGCGCGACGACGTCGAGCTGGTCGCCGTCGGCGGCGTCTACCAGAACGAGACGCGCAGCTTCGCGGGCTCGGCCGCGCGGCGCACGATCGCCGACTACTCGGTGGATGTGGCGGTGCTGTCCGCGACCGCCGTCGACCGAAGCGGCATCCTCTGCGCCAACGCACTCGACGCCGAACTGAAGCAGGAGCTCGCCCGCGCCGCCCGCACCACGGTGCTGCTCGTGGACCACTCGAAGCTCGGTGCGCGTGCGCCCATCCGCGTGGGCGGACTGGACCTCGTCGACATCATCGTGACCGACGCCGGGGCCGACCCGGACGACCTCCGCGTGCTGCGCGAGATCGGGGCGACGGTCGTCGTCGCGGGCGAGACGGTGGACGCGCTCTCCACCGCCGGCGACGCGGGGGTCGACGTCTCGTGA
- the otnK gene encoding 3-oxo-tetronate kinase, translating to MRLGAVADDVTGACDLAGRVAEAGLPASVLLTASADAADAAVFPGDGSGCAVVALKVRTAPVAEAVDASTAAARLLLSAGATQLYQKYCSTFDSTPSGNIGPIADALLDVAGATASVGTPATPGAGRTQYQGVLFVDGVPLAESPMRDHPLTPMRDSNLVRLLAPQTRAPVGLVRWEDVQRGSATVAAAIADGHTLVDALTEQDLDLIAAAVRERAADAPILAGGGAGVATALARAEMRESGVAGGAAGLPSVPVTGRLILAGSASAATRAQLAAFRGERHVLDPRELDRDADAALARLRDALAAHDDRRSPLLIHASPEVAAAQEALGAARAAALLEGALAELAAVAVHEFGYSHLLIAGGETSGAVTARLGIARLRIGAQAAPGVPWAVAASAAPGGEERTIAVLLKSGNFGGPALFDDAWEVAP from the coding sequence ATGCGACTCGGCGCCGTCGCCGACGACGTCACGGGCGCCTGCGATCTCGCGGGCCGCGTCGCCGAGGCGGGACTTCCTGCGAGCGTGCTGCTCACCGCGTCGGCGGACGCGGCCGACGCCGCCGTATTCCCCGGCGATGGCTCGGGATGTGCGGTCGTCGCGCTCAAGGTGCGCACCGCACCCGTGGCGGAGGCGGTCGACGCATCCACCGCCGCCGCCCGGCTGCTCCTCTCGGCCGGCGCCACGCAGCTGTACCAGAAGTACTGCTCGACCTTCGACTCCACGCCCTCCGGCAACATCGGGCCGATCGCCGATGCGCTCCTGGACGTCGCCGGCGCGACCGCATCGGTGGGGACGCCGGCCACCCCCGGCGCCGGCCGCACCCAGTATCAGGGCGTCCTGTTCGTGGACGGCGTGCCGCTCGCCGAGTCGCCCATGCGCGACCACCCCCTCACGCCGATGCGCGATTCCAACCTCGTCCGCCTGCTCGCACCGCAGACCCGCGCGCCGGTCGGGCTCGTGCGCTGGGAGGACGTCCAGCGCGGCTCGGCCACGGTCGCCGCCGCCATCGCCGACGGGCACACCCTGGTGGATGCGCTCACCGAGCAGGATCTCGACCTCATCGCCGCGGCCGTGCGCGAGCGGGCGGCCGACGCGCCGATCCTCGCGGGCGGCGGGGCCGGGGTCGCCACCGCGCTGGCCCGGGCCGAGATGCGGGAGAGCGGCGTCGCCGGTGGGGCGGCCGGGCTCCCGTCGGTCCCGGTGACCGGCCGGCTCATCCTCGCCGGGAGCGCCTCGGCGGCCACGCGCGCTCAGCTCGCGGCGTTCCGCGGCGAGCGCCACGTGCTCGATCCACGCGAGCTCGACCGCGATGCGGACGCGGCACTGGCCCGGCTCCGGGATGCGCTCGCCGCCCACGACGACCGGCGATCGCCGCTCCTCATCCACGCCTCGCCCGAGGTGGCCGCCGCACAGGAAGCGCTGGGCGCCGCTCGTGCCGCCGCTCTGCTCGAGGGTGCGCTCGCCGAACTCGCCGCCGTCGCGGTCCACGAGTTCGGGTACAGCCACCTGCTCATCGCGGGCGGCGAGACGTCCGGCGCCGTGACCGCGCGGCTGGGCATCGCCCGGCTACGGATCGGCGCACAGGCGGCGCCGGGCGTGCCCTGGGCCGTGGCGGCGAGCGCAGCGCCCGGCGGGGAGGAGCGCACGATCGCGGTGCTGCTGAAGTCCGGCAACTTCGGCGGCCCGGCACTCTTCGACGACGCCTGGGAGGTCGCGCCGTGA
- a CDS encoding class II aldolase/adducin family protein: protein MTAIRTESDARAAVVRACRHLSGAGLSPGSSGNVSVRVGARIIATPTGSSLRSVTEEQLAATPADQDGTPRPTKELPLHAAMYAAHPEATAVVHLHSPYATAIACLPPTPDGFAPLPPLTPYRVMRLGDVPLVPYAPPGSAELASGVAAAAPGHPVLLLANHGPVVAAATLDAAIDLAEELETAAQLTLLLKQAPAVALDAAAVAALTPPGR from the coding sequence GTGACCGCCATCCGCACCGAGTCCGACGCCCGCGCCGCCGTCGTGCGGGCCTGCCGCCACCTGTCGGGCGCAGGCCTGTCGCCCGGAAGCTCCGGAAACGTGAGCGTCCGCGTCGGCGCCCGCATCATCGCCACGCCGACCGGCTCGTCGCTCCGCTCGGTCACCGAGGAGCAGCTCGCCGCGACGCCGGCCGATCAGGACGGGACCCCCCGGCCCACCAAGGAACTGCCCCTTCACGCGGCCATGTACGCCGCGCATCCCGAGGCCACGGCGGTTGTCCACCTCCACTCGCCGTACGCCACGGCGATCGCCTGCCTGCCGCCGACCCCCGACGGCTTCGCGCCGCTCCCGCCGCTGACGCCCTACCGGGTGATGCGGTTGGGCGACGTGCCCCTCGTCCCCTACGCGCCGCCGGGAAGCGCCGAGCTCGCCTCGGGGGTGGCCGCCGCCGCTCCCGGGCACCCCGTCCTGCTGCTCGCGAACCACGGACCGGTGGTCGCGGCGGCCACGCTCGACGCGGCGATCGACCTCGCCGAAGAGCTCGAGACGGCGGCGCAGCTCACGCTGCTGCTGAAGCAGGCCCCCGCGGTCGCCCTCGATGCCGCAGCGGTCGCGGCGCTGACCCCGCCGGGACGCTGA
- a CDS encoding ABC transporter ATP-binding protein — MSSVRAARPSPSRPPSGPPRGARIPAARPSDRHLSSVPRFLLWQAARQPFTLGAGVLFGVVWMLCQAIWPYLLGRAVDEGVSGDPARLWLWCAALLGVAVVQAVTGMLRHRMAVSNWLRSSLGVARLIGYHSAETGSAITATTSSGEIVATVNTDSLRLGAMFDVTARLGGGVVAFIAVSIIMLNASLPLGLAVVIGVPAVALVLALLLRPLRTRQSVWREESGGLTTLGADTVVGLRVLRGIGGEHEFVDRYARQSQRVRAAGVGVAKTQSWLDGLQVLLPGAFLVFIVWFGAHLAVAGSITPGQLTAFYGYATFLVLPLRTAVEAAQTFTAGVVSARRVLSVLRTQPAARDRDETAEAPAWGSAIEDLASGVVVEPGRFTAIVDADPDEAAAIATRLGRFDDTVHREAPVLWGGVDHTRVPVKEVRERIVVNDANPHLFGGRLLDGLDTLPIRDREYTDTHTGRIRRVSAALDTAAATETVEALPDGVHERVAERGRTFSGGQRQRLSLARALLTDAEVLVLIEPTSAVDAHTESQIAERLREARDGRTTVVVTASPLLLDRMDTIAVVRRGRVVGTGDHQTLLRQEDDLGDLYRAIVSRTISAAEPADGEELDAAWTGSIDALWTATHPVTAQRPDGGTRAGTKKKDKKEKKAKRAAKKRATPDSTPTKGTDDAASDR, encoded by the coding sequence GTGTCCAGCGTGCGCGCTGCCCGTCCATCCCCCTCCCGTCCGCCGTCGGGCCCGCCGCGCGGTGCGCGCATCCCCGCGGCCCGGCCGAGCGACCGGCACCTCTCGTCGGTGCCGCGCTTCCTGCTCTGGCAGGCCGCCCGGCAGCCGTTCACCCTGGGCGCCGGCGTGCTCTTCGGCGTCGTCTGGATGCTGTGCCAGGCGATCTGGCCCTACCTGCTCGGCCGGGCGGTCGACGAGGGCGTCTCGGGAGATCCGGCCCGGCTGTGGCTGTGGTGCGCGGCGCTGCTCGGCGTCGCCGTGGTGCAGGCGGTGACCGGGATGCTGCGGCACCGGATGGCCGTCTCGAACTGGCTGCGCTCCTCCCTCGGCGTCGCGCGGCTGATCGGGTACCACTCGGCGGAGACGGGATCGGCGATCACGGCGACCACGTCGTCCGGCGAGATCGTCGCGACCGTCAACACCGACTCCCTGCGGCTCGGCGCCATGTTCGACGTCACGGCCCGGCTCGGCGGCGGGGTTGTCGCGTTCATCGCGGTGTCGATCATCATGCTCAACGCATCCCTGCCGCTCGGGCTCGCCGTGGTCATCGGCGTTCCGGCTGTCGCGCTCGTGCTCGCGCTGCTGCTGCGTCCGCTGCGCACCCGCCAGTCCGTCTGGCGCGAGGAGTCCGGCGGGCTCACCACGCTCGGCGCCGACACCGTCGTGGGCCTGCGTGTGCTGCGCGGGATCGGCGGCGAGCACGAGTTCGTCGACCGCTACGCCCGCCAGTCGCAGCGCGTGCGCGCCGCGGGCGTCGGCGTCGCGAAGACGCAGAGCTGGCTGGACGGCCTGCAGGTGCTGCTGCCCGGCGCCTTCCTCGTGTTCATCGTCTGGTTCGGGGCGCACCTCGCCGTCGCGGGCAGCATCACTCCCGGACAGCTGACGGCCTTCTACGGGTACGCGACGTTCCTGGTGCTCCCGCTGCGGACGGCGGTGGAGGCCGCCCAGACGTTCACCGCCGGCGTCGTGTCGGCCCGCCGTGTGCTGTCCGTGCTGCGCACACAGCCCGCGGCGCGCGACCGGGACGAGACCGCTGAGGCCCCGGCCTGGGGTTCCGCCATCGAAGACCTCGCCTCCGGGGTCGTGGTGGAGCCGGGCCGCTTCACCGCGATCGTGGACGCCGACCCCGACGAAGCGGCGGCCATCGCGACCCGGCTCGGCCGCTTCGACGACACCGTCCACCGCGAGGCGCCGGTGCTGTGGGGCGGCGTCGACCACACGCGCGTGCCGGTGAAGGAGGTGCGCGAGCGCATCGTGGTCAACGACGCCAACCCGCACCTCTTCGGCGGCCGGCTGCTCGACGGGCTCGACACGCTGCCCATCCGGGACCGCGAGTACACCGACACGCACACGGGCCGCATCCGCCGGGTGTCCGCAGCCCTCGACACCGCCGCGGCGACCGAGACCGTGGAGGCGCTGCCGGACGGCGTCCACGAGCGGGTCGCCGAGCGCGGCCGTACCTTCTCGGGCGGTCAGCGCCAGCGGCTCAGCCTCGCCCGGGCGCTGCTCACCGACGCGGAGGTGCTCGTGCTGATCGAGCCGACCAGTGCGGTGGATGCGCACACCGAGTCGCAGATCGCCGAGCGGCTCCGCGAAGCGCGGGATGGACGGACGACGGTCGTCGTGACCGCCAGTCCGCTCCTCCTCGACCGGATGGACACCATCGCGGTCGTCCGCCGCGGACGGGTGGTGGGGACCGGCGACCACCAGACCCTGCTGCGGCAGGAGGACGACCTCGGCGACCTCTACCGCGCCATCGTCTCGCGCACGATCAGCGCGGCCGAGCCCGCGGACGGCGAAGAGCTCGACGCCGCGTGGACCGGCTCCATCGACGCGCTCTGGACGGCGACGCATCCCGTGACCGCCCAGCGGCCGGACGGCGGCACGCGCGCGGGCACGAAGAAGAAGGACAAGAAGGAGAAGAAGGCGAAGCGGGCCGCGAAGAAGCGGGCGACTCCGGACTCCACCCCCACGAAGGGAACCGACGATGCTGCTTCCGATCGCTAG
- a CDS encoding ABC transporter ATP-binding protein, with protein sequence MLLPIASTATVRATGARLIRQHRGGLSVVLLLHTLAAVAGLAGPALIGLIIDGITGHTLTSTGIDTIALILLGAIVCQAVLIRFAQRQSMVLGEGVFAQLREEFLATVARLPLSTVEAAGTGDLLARTTNDIQSVAQTVRFGVPRILVAGVTAVLTVVAAFLVNPAVAVAMFAGVPILIVAARWYLKRSGPGYQRQLASYATLGGTISETVDGVRTIEALSLAPAQRAKIDAALRERRDSEWYTLWLRSWFFPSTDIAFLLPVIVVLAWGAFLVGQGVAGIGAVTAVALYAMQLVSPVDELISWLDEIQVGTTALSRIIGVADVPEDRHATGEQPADEHVVAKDVRYAYREGTEVLHGVSLDLAVGERLAIVGPSGSGKSTLGRLMAGITEPTGGRITVGGVRLVDLPLDDLRSHVALVTQEHHVFVGTIAENLSLAKPGAGRDELARALRVVDALRWVAAMPKGLDTVVGSGGVVLTPAQAQQLALARLVLLDPHTLILDEATSLLDPTAARDLERAMNRVLEGRTVVAIAHRLHTAHDADRIAVVRDGEIEELGSHDELVAAGGAYAELWSSWHGGGR encoded by the coding sequence ATGCTGCTTCCGATCGCTAGCACCGCGACCGTCCGGGCCACCGGCGCGCGGCTCATCCGCCAGCACCGCGGCGGGCTCTCCGTCGTCCTGCTCCTGCACACCCTCGCGGCGGTCGCCGGACTCGCGGGTCCCGCGCTGATCGGCCTCATCATCGACGGGATCACCGGGCACACCCTCACCAGCACCGGCATCGACACGATCGCGCTCATCCTGCTCGGCGCCATCGTCTGCCAGGCGGTGCTGATCCGCTTCGCGCAGCGGCAGTCGATGGTGCTCGGCGAGGGCGTGTTCGCGCAGCTCCGCGAAGAGTTCCTCGCCACCGTCGCGCGCCTCCCGCTCTCGACCGTGGAGGCGGCGGGGACCGGCGACCTGCTCGCGCGGACCACCAACGACATCCAGTCGGTCGCCCAGACCGTGCGGTTCGGGGTGCCGCGCATCCTCGTCGCCGGGGTGACAGCCGTGCTGACCGTGGTCGCGGCATTCCTGGTGAACCCGGCCGTTGCTGTTGCGATGTTCGCCGGCGTCCCGATCCTGATCGTCGCCGCGCGCTGGTACCTCAAGCGGTCCGGGCCGGGCTACCAGCGGCAGCTCGCCTCCTACGCCACGCTCGGCGGGACCATCAGCGAGACCGTGGACGGCGTCCGCACCATCGAGGCGCTCAGCCTGGCGCCGGCGCAGCGGGCCAAGATCGACGCGGCCCTCCGCGAGCGCCGCGACTCCGAGTGGTACACGCTGTGGCTGCGGTCCTGGTTCTTCCCGAGCACCGACATCGCGTTCCTGCTGCCGGTCATCGTGGTGCTCGCCTGGGGCGCGTTCCTGGTCGGCCAGGGCGTCGCCGGCATCGGCGCGGTCACGGCGGTCGCGCTCTACGCCATGCAGCTCGTGTCGCCGGTCGACGAACTGATCAGCTGGCTGGACGAGATCCAGGTCGGCACGACCGCGCTGTCGCGCATCATCGGCGTCGCCGACGTTCCGGAGGACCGGCACGCGACGGGCGAGCAGCCCGCGGACGAGCACGTGGTCGCGAAGGACGTGCGCTACGCGTACCGCGAAGGCACGGAGGTGCTGCACGGCGTCAGCCTCGACCTGGCCGTCGGCGAGCGGCTGGCGATCGTCGGGCCGTCCGGCTCGGGCAAGTCGACGCTCGGCCGTCTCATGGCGGGCATCACCGAGCCGACCGGCGGGCGGATCACCGTCGGCGGCGTGCGGCTGGTCGACCTCCCGCTGGACGACCTGCGCAGCCACGTCGCGCTCGTCACGCAGGAGCACCACGTCTTCGTCGGCACCATCGCCGAGAACCTGTCCCTCGCCAAGCCCGGCGCCGGACGCGACGAGCTCGCGCGCGCCCTCCGGGTGGTGGATGCGCTCCGCTGGGTCGCCGCGATGCCGAAGGGCCTCGACACGGTCGTGGGCTCGGGCGGTGTCGTCCTCACTCCGGCACAGGCGCAGCAGCTCGCCCTCGCGCGGCTGGTGCTGCTCGACCCGCACACGCTGATCCTGGACGAGGCGACCTCCCTGCTCGACCCGACCGCCGCCCGCGACCTGGAGCGCGCCATGAACCGCGTGCTCGAGGGGCGGACCGTGGTCGCCATCGCACACCGGCTCCACACCGCGCACGACGCGGACCGCATCGCGGTGGTGCGCGACGGCGAGATCGAGGAGCTGGGCAGCCACGACGAACTGGTGGCCGCCGGCGGGGCCTACGCCGAGCTCTGGTCGTCGTGGCACGGCGGCGGCCGGTGA
- a CDS encoding protein O-GlcNAcase, with product MSGLAWRGVVEGFYGEPWSHADRLAWFDRAGALGLDHYLYAPKDDPWHRERWREPYPADRLAELARLGRAADERGVRLVYSVSPGLDMRFDDDADHEALAAKCRQLLDAGIRSFALLFDDVPMEEPELLGRQHGAVAARFERSFLRPAGIHEPVLFCPTDYAGLERTPYRIGLDRTLPRDARVLWTGADIVVGRVTSDDIARAAAAFGRDLVLWDNFPVNDFDRSRVFLGPLTGREAGPGLVGIVANPMVEAAPSRFALHTVAEWAADPSAYDPSAAADRAYRAVAGDDDGDAAGLRTLVDACSAWPPGAPRWPRLDDAVAAERWDDAATLLRGLAETAPSASTPVDLAAQLGPWIDAARATGAAGVLACRVLGGSRDGADPADAIEELSTALRLLEAEYADVARAAVLALVDRALERLGVVGTRTHGTGATVAVLTGPNPAPGDRELVEFLGRSGMRAHLGDDPAADLLIVTRGATEETARAAASRPVPLLAWGHLVPLGLATAAAVPLSLDRIRIAGADHPAAAGLDGDVVVYRGRSKLTVADPPEDAAVVAHDPESGRSVIGVTPAGSRLADGSIAPAARATFFLAADGFAPWLVTPEARALLLATVRELLG from the coding sequence GTGAGCGGCCTCGCCTGGCGCGGGGTGGTCGAGGGCTTCTACGGCGAGCCGTGGTCGCACGCCGACCGGCTCGCCTGGTTCGACCGCGCCGGAGCCCTCGGGCTCGACCACTACCTGTACGCGCCCAAGGACGACCCGTGGCACCGGGAGCGCTGGCGGGAGCCGTATCCCGCCGACCGGCTGGCCGAGCTCGCTCGCCTGGGACGTGCTGCCGACGAGCGGGGCGTCCGCCTCGTGTACTCGGTCTCCCCCGGCCTCGACATGCGGTTCGACGACGACGCGGACCACGAGGCGCTGGCGGCGAAGTGCCGGCAGCTGCTCGACGCCGGCATCCGGTCGTTCGCCCTGCTCTTCGACGACGTTCCGATGGAGGAGCCGGAGCTCCTCGGGCGGCAGCACGGCGCGGTGGCGGCGCGGTTCGAGCGGTCGTTCCTGCGGCCGGCCGGGATCCACGAGCCCGTGCTGTTCTGCCCGACCGACTACGCGGGGCTCGAACGGACGCCGTACCGGATCGGCCTGGACCGGACCCTGCCCCGGGATGCGCGGGTGCTGTGGACGGGGGCCGACATCGTCGTCGGGCGCGTGACGTCCGACGACATCGCCAGGGCGGCCGCCGCCTTCGGACGCGACCTGGTGCTGTGGGACAACTTCCCGGTGAACGACTTCGACCGGTCCCGCGTGTTCCTCGGGCCGCTGACCGGGCGCGAGGCCGGGCCCGGGCTGGTCGGCATCGTCGCCAATCCGATGGTGGAGGCGGCGCCCTCCCGCTTCGCGCTGCACACCGTGGCGGAGTGGGCGGCCGACCCGTCGGCGTACGATCCCTCGGCTGCTGCCGATCGCGCGTACCGGGCCGTCGCCGGTGATGACGACGGGGACGCGGCCGGGCTGCGGACCCTGGTGGATGCGTGCAGCGCGTGGCCCCCGGGCGCCCCGCGCTGGCCGCGGCTCGACGACGCCGTCGCCGCGGAGCGCTGGGACGACGCTGCCACGCTGCTCCGGGGCCTCGCGGAGACGGCGCCCAGCGCATCCACCCCCGTCGACCTGGCAGCACAGCTGGGACCGTGGATCGACGCGGCGCGCGCGACCGGCGCCGCGGGCGTCCTGGCGTGCCGGGTGCTGGGCGGCTCCCGGGACGGCGCTGACCCTGCCGACGCGATCGAGGAGCTCAGCACCGCGCTCCGCCTGCTGGAGGCCGAGTACGCGGACGTCGCCCGCGCCGCCGTGCTCGCGCTGGTCGATCGCGCGCTCGAACGCCTCGGCGTCGTCGGGACGCGGACGCACGGCACCGGCGCCACGGTCGCCGTCCTGACCGGCCCGAACCCGGCGCCGGGCGACCGCGAGCTGGTCGAGTTCCTCGGACGGTCCGGGATGCGCGCCCACCTCGGCGACGACCCCGCCGCCGACCTGCTCATCGTGACACGTGGCGCGACCGAGGAGACGGCCCGGGCAGCCGCGTCGCGCCCGGTCCCGCTGCTCGCCTGGGGACACCTGGTGCCGCTCGGGCTGGCGACCGCGGCGGCCGTTCCGCTCTCGCTCGACCGCATCCGCATCGCCGGCGCCGACCATCCCGCCGCCGCCGGGCTCGACGGCGACGTCGTCGTGTACCGCGGCCGGTCGAAGCTGACCGTCGCCGACCCGCCGGAGGACGCAGCGGTCGTGGCGCACGACCCCGAGTCCGGCCGCTCCGTCATCGGCGTCACCCCGGCCGGGTCGCGGCTGGCCGACGGGAGCATCGCCCCCGCCGCGCGCGCGACGTTCTTCCTGGCGGCCGACGGATTCGCACCGTGGCTCGTGACCCCGGAGGCGCGGGCGCTACTGCTCGCGACCGTGCGCGAGCTGCTCGGCTGA